A window of Mesomycoplasma lagogenitalium contains these coding sequences:
- a CDS encoding fibronectin type III domain-containing protein encodes MKIKNKKSLILGATFGSSLGIAIGLTPLLLKDFEKSEVIKVQEFRSSNVFKNGATIDFKLDNESMSENVYENLKNNPDLNINILEHFSQKIYDTQKIKFDENKKSYSVDLKNLEAGKIYTFQILDLNRVNYIFDIHQNSSFIITKPEVKTINYQFNQKQVDIKMLFADEGQELNDQEVEITIKKASDPNVILTTKAKITLTEEVDQLSNKHNVTSLTAKFENLERNTDYYIDKITTSTDVIAINKNAKSEFRTAIARTELQKINVVSRNETSTTLDLYWNNEDQDVENKFINIYYAQREKNSDGSYSYKNLNVLNKVQITKVIENNLNNEVETYKTTVNIDNLIPGTSYEIIKTSSLGNLENSEIVQAVVPQNIQDQWVFSTRAVVESIKVDTEVEKSAFITVKFKDDLATENNQTIYLKYKAENESNDQIKTVSELAVGNFARFNLTGLQGLVNYSILEIGKLENLDNKSTTSFLYKDTFDENQKHFVPIIYDTLDALITNIEFDRNSIGETSIKAIVDFDSSKQFLVGRKARINFSKLINNQLETYPNNENPNKQEGIEIKNENGRIFAEFLIDNLQGGTTYVVNEVFLDKDPSKNVAENNLKLKFSSNINGEKRRFTTKGILDNIYFETNSDNNVSYLFLGFKNSFPNSDALSFERKNVTVELVDIDNPNEKPYQLNATILNNSIYFHFDFVETRDRHFSDLFPNFYLLPINKVYKIKSVIIKNYNTSKNDGELLNVSPLIFVEKIRVFNSKSKAIVSEVISNPITTSQSSLSIQFANQNNQDKFRKIMEDINKNEDKYPQFAPNYYEWRENKYPNIYFDSAFVNNSTLTLKYRKLGSSIVSSDVKNEIINEQSTASFTFDNLEIGTKYIIDSLEIKNDKTNSVTQIFYNDLMVSEKDKIFTTKNGIKSLEFSNIEQQKVRVIINLADATNEYDEKEFKLTYKSITDAGEQEFTVDSIPNIHGRLILDLINLNPKTKYKIEKVEMFNKQSSLYENVPFSNLINENDKEFTTLN; translated from the coding sequence ATGAAAATAAAAAATAAAAAAAGTTTGATTTTAGGAGCAACATTTGGTTCAAGTTTAGGAATTGCTATTGGTTTAACTCCGCTTTTACTAAAAGATTTTGAAAAAAGCGAAGTTATTAAAGTACAAGAATTTCGAAGTTCAAATGTATTTAAAAATGGAGCGACTATTGATTTTAAATTAGATAATGAATCCATGTCTGAAAATGTTTATGAAAATTTGAAAAATAATCCTGATTTAAATATTAATATTTTAGAGCACTTTTCACAAAAAATTTATGATACTCAAAAAATTAAATTTGATGAAAATAAAAAAAGCTATTCAGTTGATTTAAAAAATCTAGAAGCAGGAAAAATTTACACTTTTCAAATTTTAGATTTAAATAGAGTAAATTATATTTTTGATATTCACCAAAACTCTTCATTTATAATCACCAAACCAGAAGTTAAAACAATTAATTATCAATTTAATCAAAAACAAGTAGATATTAAAATGCTATTTGCTGACGAAGGACAGGAATTAAACGATCAAGAAGTAGAAATTACAATCAAAAAAGCAAGTGATCCCAATGTTATACTAACTACAAAAGCAAAAATAACTTTAACTGAAGAAGTTGATCAATTATCTAATAAACATAATGTTACTTCTTTAACAGCTAAATTTGAAAATTTAGAAAGAAATACTGATTATTATATTGATAAAATTACTACAAGTACAGATGTAATTGCAATTAATAAAAATGCTAAATCAGAATTTCGTACCGCCATTGCCAGAACTGAATTACAAAAAATTAATGTTGTTAGTCGAAACGAAACATCTACTACATTAGATTTATATTGAAATAACGAAGATCAAGATGTAGAAAATAAATTTATTAACATTTATTATGCTCAAAGAGAAAAAAATAGTGATGGTTCATATAGCTATAAAAATCTTAATGTTTTAAATAAAGTGCAAATAACTAAAGTGATTGAAAATAATTTAAATAATGAAGTTGAAACATATAAAACTACAGTTAACATTGATAATTTAATTCCAGGAACTTCATATGAAATTATTAAAACTTCTTCGTTAGGTAATTTAGAAAATTCAGAAATTGTTCAAGCGGTTGTTCCGCAAAATATCCAAGATCAATGAGTTTTTTCAACAAGAGCTGTTGTTGAAAGTATTAAAGTTGATACAGAAGTAGAAAAATCAGCATTTATAACAGTTAAATTTAAAGATGATTTAGCTACTGAAAATAATCAGACTATTTATTTAAAATATAAAGCAGAAAACGAAAGTAATGATCAAATTAAAACAGTTAGCGAATTAGCAGTTGGAAATTTTGCTCGTTTTAATTTAACTGGCTTACAAGGATTAGTTAACTATTCAATTTTAGAAATTGGAAAATTAGAAAATTTAGATAATAAAAGTACAACTTCATTTTTATACAAAGATACATTCGATGAAAATCAAAAGCACTTTGTTCCAATAATTTATGATACATTGGATGCATTAATAACTAATATTGAATTTGATAGAAATTCAATCGGTGAAACAAGTATTAAAGCAATTGTTGATTTTGATTCTAGCAAGCAATTTTTAGTAGGGAGAAAAGCAAGAATTAATTTTTCAAAGTTAATAAATAATCAGTTAGAAACTTATCCAAATAATGAAAATCCTAATAAACAAGAAGGAATAGAAATTAAAAATGAAAATGGGCGAATTTTTGCTGAATTTTTAATCGATAATCTACAAGGCGGAACAACATATGTTGTAAATGAAGTCTTTTTAGATAAAGATCCAAGTAAAAATGTTGCAGAAAATAATTTAAAATTAAAATTTTCGTCTAATATTAACGGCGAAAAAAGAAGATTTACCACTAAAGGAATTTTGGATAATATTTATTTTGAAACAAATTCGGATAATAATGTTAGTTATTTATTTTTAGGTTTTAAAAATTCATTTCCTAATTCAGATGCTTTATCGTTTGAGAGAAAAAATGTAACAGTCGAACTTGTTGATATTGATAATCCAAATGAAAAACCATATCAATTAAATGCCACAATTTTAAATAATTCTATTTATTTTCATTTTGATTTTGTGGAAACACGTGACAGACATTTTTCTGATCTTTTTCCAAATTTTTATCTACTTCCAATAAATAAAGTTTATAAAATTAAATCGGTTATTATAAAAAACTATAATACTTCTAAAAATGATGGGGAACTATTAAATGTTTCTCCTTTAATTTTTGTAGAAAAAATAAGAGTTTTCAATAGCAAATCTAAGGCAATTGTTTCAGAAGTTATTTCAAATCCTATTACAACCAGTCAATCAAGTTTATCAATCCAGTTTGCCAACCAAAATAACCAAGATAAATTTCGGAAAATTATGGAAGATATTAATAAAAACGAAGATAAATATCCGCAATTTGCACCCAATTATTACGAATGACGAGAAAACAAATATCCTAATATTTATTTTGATTCAGCATTTGTTAATAATTCAACATTAACTTTAAAATATCGTAAATTAGGCTCTTCTATAGTTAGCAGTGATGTTAAAAATGAAATAATCAACGAACAATCAACTGCTAGTTTTACTTTTGATAATTTAGAAATTGGTACAAAGTATATAATCGATAGTTTAGAAATTAAAAATGATAAAACTAATTCAGTAACACAAATTTTTTATAATGATCTTATGGTATCTGAAAAAGATAAAATTTTTACAACTAAAAATGGTATAAAATCACTTGAATTTTCTAACATTGAACAGCAAAAAGTAAGAGTTATTATTAATTTAGCAGATGCAACCAATGAATATGATGAAAAAGAATTTAAATTAACATATAAATCAATTACTGATGCAGGCGAGCAAGAATTTACTGTAGATTCAATTCCTAATATTCATGGTAGATTAATTCTGGATTTAATAAATTTAAATCCAAAAACAAAATATAAAATTGAAAAAGTGGAAATGTTTAATAAGCAGTCCTCTTTATATGAAAATGTTCCTTTTAGTAATTTAATAAATGAAAATGATAAAGAATTTACAACCTTAAATTAA
- the nadE gene encoding NAD(+) synthase: MNYKKYFNYLVSWLKEEVEKANMKGVIVGLSGGIDSSLVAVIAKKAFPNNSLGVILPINSMKNDKDDIKKLVSKFEIESIEINLKSTYDMLLSQIPLNDKLAIANIKPRLRMTTLYALAQEKKYLVLGTDNFSEMFLGYFTKYGDGGVDLLPIVQLTKYQVRQLSKELNIPESIISKVPTAGLWDGQSDEQELGFTYDDFDQYLKDKSKLSEKIINLIEKQHKITEHKRSPLPRPKKPEDIL; the protein is encoded by the coding sequence ATGAATTACAAAAAATATTTTAATTATTTAGTTTCATGATTGAAAGAAGAAGTTGAAAAAGCCAATATGAAGGGGGTTATTGTAGGGCTTTCTGGGGGAATAGATTCATCTTTAGTTGCAGTTATTGCCAAAAAAGCCTTTCCTAACAATTCTTTAGGTGTAATTTTACCAATTAACAGTATGAAAAATGATAAAGATGATATAAAAAAATTAGTTTCAAAATTCGAAATTGAAAGTATAGAAATTAATTTAAAATCCACTTATGATATGCTTTTATCACAAATTCCTTTAAATGACAAATTGGCAATAGCAAACATAAAACCAAGATTAAGAATGACGACTTTGTATGCGTTAGCACAAGAGAAAAAATACTTAGTTTTGGGTACAGATAATTTTTCTGAAATGTTTTTAGGATATTTTACAAAATATGGCGATGGTGGAGTTGATTTGCTTCCGATTGTTCAATTGACTAAGTATCAAGTTAGACAATTATCTAAAGAATTAAATATTCCTGAATCGATTATTTCAAAAGTTCCGACTGCAGGTTTATGAGATGGACAAAGTGACGAACAGGAATTAGGATTTACTTATGATGATTTTGATCAATATTTAAAAGATAAAAGTAAATTATCAGAAAAAATTATTAATTTAATAGAAAAGCAACATAAAATAACAGAACATAAAAGAAGTCCTCTTCCAAGACCTAAAAAGCCAGAAGATATTTTATAA